DNA sequence from the Streptomyces cinnabarinus genome:
AGCTGTGGATCGGCCGCTGGTCCTGCTGGTTCCACCACCACTCGGCGAGCAGCCGCGGGCGGTCGTTGTCCGGGTCCAGCAGGGAGTGGCCGTCGTGCTCCGGATCGGGCGGCAGGCCCGCCGCGTCCAGGAAGGTGGGCGCGATGTCGATCAGGCCGGTGAGCCGGTCGTCGGCGCGTGCGGTGCCGAGGCCGCCCGCGGGCCAGGACGCGTGGAACGGCACCTCCAGACTCGGGCGGTACGGCACCGACTTGCGCAGCCAGCCGTGGTCGCCCCAGCACAGACCGTGGTCGCTGGTGAACACCACCAGCGTGTTCTCCAACTGGCCGAGCGCGCGCAGCTTCTCACGGAAGTCGTGCATCGCGTCGTCGACGGAGAGCAGGGTGCGCAGCTGGCGGGCGCGCAGGTCCCGGCCCGCGGGGAAGAGGTGCTCGGCGGCGCGCAGGAAGGGCGGCTTGTCGGCCTTGCCGGTCTCGAACACCGAGGGGCGGCCCTGCCAGTCGGGCACGCGCGTGCGGGCGTACTTCGGCTCCGGGACGTTCACCTCATGGGCCGAGCGGGTGGCCACGTACGCGAACCAGGGGCGCTTGTCGGTGTGGGACGCCTCCATGAAGGCCAGCGCGCGGTCCTTGATGACGGTCGTGTTGTAGCCGGGGATCCCGCGGACGGTGCCGTTGTCGTTGTAGTGGCCGTTGACGTAGCGCACCGGCTCCTGGAGCAGCCACTCGTCGAAGTGCGGCGGGTTGTCGCCGGTGCGCCAGAAGTTGAGGTACTTGCCGAACAGGCCCGTGCGGTAGCCCGCCTCGCGCAGCCGGCGCTGGACCGTCGTGCGCTGGTCCAGGTGGTAGGGGTGGCGGGTGTCCAGGACGCCGTGGTGGTGGGCGTACCGGCCCGTCATCACCGAGGCCCGGGAAGGCGCGCACAACGGGGTGTTGGCGTGCGCCCGCTCGAAGGTGACGCCGTTGCCGCCCAGCCAGTCGACGGTGCGGCCGAGCGCCCAATCCGTCTCCTTGGGCTGGTCGTCGGTGAGCACCAGCAGGATGTTGGGCCGGTCGTCGGAGCGGGGGCGGCGGGTCGCGGCGGCCGGGGCGGCGGTACGGCGGGGTGCGCGGGTCGTTCCCGGCTCAGGGCCGCTGTCACCGCCCACCGCGCCCGCGACCAACGGCACGGCCGTCCCCGCGGCCGCCACCACCCCGCCCGCGATCAGCGCGCGCCGGGCCGGCCCCCGCCGCTCTCCCTCGGCCATCCGCTTCCCCAAGTCCCCGTAAAACCGCGCAAGTCACTCACAGACTGTGAACGAGCTTGCAGTGTGCGGCCGCTTCCTGTGAACGGTATTGCGGGCAGAACACGGGAACCTTGCGATCGCCGCGAATCGAGACGGTCAAGGACTCCAGACGTACGGCGTGGTCGTCGTCACCGCCTCGAAGCCCAGCCGGCGCAGGATGGGCGCGCTGTCGTCGGAGGCGTCCACCTGCAGATAGGTGACCCCGCGGCCGACGGCGAGCGCCGCGCGGGTGGCGACCAGGGCCCGGTAGATGCCACGGCCCCGCCATTCGGCCAGCGTCGACCCGCCCCACAGGCTCGCGAACTCGGTGCCCGGACGGAACACCAGCCAGGCCGCCGACACCACCTCCCCGTCCGCCTCCACGACGTACACGGCGATGTCGTCCGGCGCGGACTCGACCCGTCCGGTCAGATCGTCGGCGAGCCAGCTCCAGTCCTGGCCCCACACCGCCGACTCCATCCCGGCGATCCGGCGCATGTCCGCGTCCGCCGTCACCCGCCGCAGCGTCACACCCTCGGGCAGCACGGGCTCCCGTACGGCCAGCCCGGCGGCGCGGCCGATCAGGACCGTCTCCCGGTCCTCGGGCACGAAGCCCGCCGCGCGCAGCCGGTCGGTGAGGTCGGCCGGGTCGTCGTGGGAGCGGGTCTTCCACTCCACCGCCTCCCCGCGCGCCGCGAAGTAGTCGCGCTGCCGGGCGATCAGCAGGTCCAGGTCCGCACCGCGCACACCCAGCGAGCGCGGTCCGCTGACCAGCCCCCGGAACCCGCCGACGATCCGCAGCAGCGGACCGTCCTGCTCGTACGTCACGCCGGCGGGCGAGGACGGGGGCGCGCCGCGCATCTGGCCGTCGTAGGCCGCGAGAAGGGTCTCTGTGTCTGTCACGGAAGCGACGGTGGGGGAATGCGGTGGACGAGGCAACCGGTTATCGGAGAAGCCCCAGTTCACCGGGTGTGAGGCGGATGATCGCTCACAGCGAACGCAGGGCCGGGAACAATCACGGGCCGCCAAGCATTGAGTCGGCATAACTCAACTTGACTGCCGAAGGGGAGATCATGGCTTCGACGTCCACCTCGCTCACCCTGCCTGTGCTGCCGCTCGACGACGAGGTCGTGCTGCCCGGAATGGTGGTCCCGCTGGACTTGAACGACGCTGATGTACGCGCCGCGGTGGAGGCCGCCCAGGCCGCCGCCCGGTCCCAGCCGGGCAAGCCACGGGTGCTGCTGGTGCCGCGGATCGATGGCACCTACGCGAGCACCGGTGTGCTCGGCACCGTGGAGCAGGTCGGCCGCCTCGCCGACGGTGACCCGGGCGCCCTGATCCGGGGCCGGGACCGGGTGCGGATCGGCGCCGGGACGACCGGCCCCGGTGCTGCCCTGTGGGTCGAGGGCCTGCGGGTCGACGACAGCGCGCCGGACCCGCTGCCGGGGCAGGTCGCCGATCTGGTGAAGGAGTACAAGGCGCTCGCCACCGCCTGGCTGCGCAAGCGCGGCGCCTGGCAGGTCGTGGACCGGGTCCAGGCCATCGACGATGTCTCCGCGCTCGCCGACAACTCCGGCTACTCGCCCTTCCTCACCACCGAGCAGAAGGTGGAGCTGCTGGAGACCGCCGACCCGGTGGCCCGGCTGAAGCTCGCCACCCAGCAGCTGCGCGACCACCTCGCCGAGCAGGACGTCGCCGAGACCATCGCCAAGGACGTCCAGGAGGGCGTCGATAAGCAGCAGCGCGAGTTCCTGCTGCGCCGCCAGCTGGAGGCCGTGCGCAAGGAGCTGCGCGAGCTGAACGGCGAGGCGGAGGGCGAGGAGTCCGACGACTACCGCGCCCGCGTCGAGGCCGCCGACCTGCCCGAGAAGGTCCGCGAGGCCGCGCTCAAGGAGGTCGACAAGCTGGAGCGGTCCAGCGACCAGTCGCCCGAGGGCTCGTGGATCCGCACCTGGCTCGACACGGTGCTCGAACTGCCGTGGAACGAGCGGACCGAGGACGCCTACGACATCCAGGGCGCGCAGGCCGTCCTGGACGCCGAGCACGCGGGTCTGGAGGACGTGAAGGAGCGGATCACCGAGTACCTGGCGGTGCGCAAGCGCCGTAGCGACCGGGGTCTCGGGGTCGTCGGCGGGCGGCGCGGCGGTGCCGTGCTCGCGCTCGTCGGCCCGCCCGGCGTCGGCAAGACCTCGCTGGGCGAGTCCGTCGCGCACGCCATGGGACGGAAGTTCGTCCGGGTCGCCCTCGGCGGCGTCCGGGACGAGGCGGAGATCCGTGGCCACCGGCGCACGTACGTCGGCGCGCTGCCCGGCCGGATCGTGCGGGCCATCAAGGAGGCCGGGTCGATGAACCCGGTGGTGCTCCTCGACGAGATCGACAAGGTGGGCTCCGACTTCCGCGGCGACCCGGCCGCGGCCCTGCTCGAAGTCCTGGACCCGGCGCAGAACCACACCTTCCGCGACCACTACCTGGAGGTCGAACTCGACCTCAGCGACGTGGTGTTCCTCGCCACGGCCAACGTCCTGGAGGCCATCCCGGAGGCCCTGCTCGACCGTATGGAGCTGGTCCGCCTCGACGGCTACACCGAGGACGAGAAGGTCGTCATCGCCCGTGACCACCTGCTTCCGCGCCAGCTGGAGCGGGCCGGTCTGAACACGGACGAGGTCGTCATCGACGAGGGCGCGCTGCGCAAGCTCGCCGGGGAGTACACCCGCGAGGCGGGCGTGCGCACCCTGGAGCGGTCCATCGCGCGGCTGCTCCGCAAGGTCGCGGCGCAGCACGAACTGGGCGAGCGGAAGCTGCCGTTCACCGTCACGGACGGCGATCTGCGCGCGCTGATCGGGCGCCCGCACCACGTGCCCGAGTCGGCCCAGGACCCGGCCGAGCGCCGTACGGCGGTCCCGGGTGTGGCGACGGGCCTGGCGGTGACCGGAGCGGGAGGTGACGTGCTGTTCGTGGAGGCGTCCCTGGCCGACCCGGAGACCGGCGCGGCGGGGCTGACCCTGACGGGACAGCTCGGTGACGTGATGAAGGAGAGCGCGCAGATCGCCCTGTCCTTCCTGCGCTCGCGCGGCGCCGAGCTGGAGCTGCCGGTCGGTGACCTGAAGGACCGGGGCGTGCACATCCACTTCCCGGCGGGCGCGGTGCCGAAGGACGGTCCCAGCGCGGGCATCACGATGACGACGGCACTCGCTTCGCTGCTGTCGGGCCGACTGGTCCGCACGGACGTGGCGATGACGGGCGAGGTCTCGCTGACCGGACGCGTCCTGCCGATCGGCGGAGTGAAGCAGAAGCTGCTCGCCGCCCACCGCGCGGGGGTCACCACGGTGATCATCCCCAAGCGGAACGAGCCCGACCTCGACGACGTCCCCGCCGAGGTCCTGGAGAAGCTCGACGTGCACGCCGTGACGGATGTGCGCCAGGTCCTCGACCTGGCCCTGTCCCCGGCCACGAACGGCGCCCAGCCGGAGGTTCCGGTGGCGGCGTGACGGACGCTGCCGGATGAAGGCGAAGGCCCGGGTCCCGTGAGGGAGACCCGGGCCTTCGTCGTCCGGTCAGCGGTCAGCCGTAGGCCAGGGCCTGGACGCGGTCCAGGGCGCCGTTGAACCGGTTGTGGTCACCGACGGTCGGGCCCGTCGAGGTGTACTGCCACATCGTGTAGTAACTCCATCCGGCCGGGAGCGTCCCCACGGTCGACGCGTAGCGAGCGATCCACAGCGGGTTGGCGGTGGCGAAGCCGGAGTAGTTGCCCGTGCACTGGGTCCACCAGCTGGTCGCCGTGTAGATCACCGCGTCCCGGCCGGTGCGGGCCTTGTACTGGTTCAGGAAGTCGCGGATCCACGTCACCATGCCGCTCTGCGTCTTGCCGTAGCAGGCCGCGCCGTACGGGTTCCACTCGATGTCCAGGGCGCCGGGCAGGGTCCGGCCGTCCCGGGACCAGCCGCCGCCGTGGTCGACGAAGTAGTTGGCCTGCGTTGCGCCGGACGGGGTGTCGGGCGTGGCGAAGTGGTAGGCGCCGCGGATCATGCCGACGTTGTAGGAGCCGTTGTACTGCTGCGCGAAGTACGGGTTGGTGTAGTACGTGCCCTCGCTGGCCTTCGTGTAGGCCCACTTCACACCGCTGTTCCAGAGCGTCGACCAGGCCACGTTGCCCTGGTGGGAGGAGACGTCGACGCCCTCCGTCTGGGTGGCGCGGGTGTCCCGGGGCAGTCCGTGCACCCCGTCGTGGGCGGCGACGCCCATGCCCATGCGGGCGGAGCCGCGGGCGGGGGAGTCGGCGGCGGAGGCCGGGGAG
Encoded proteins:
- the lon gene encoding endopeptidase La, whose product is MASTSTSLTLPVLPLDDEVVLPGMVVPLDLNDADVRAAVEAAQAAARSQPGKPRVLLVPRIDGTYASTGVLGTVEQVGRLADGDPGALIRGRDRVRIGAGTTGPGAALWVEGLRVDDSAPDPLPGQVADLVKEYKALATAWLRKRGAWQVVDRVQAIDDVSALADNSGYSPFLTTEQKVELLETADPVARLKLATQQLRDHLAEQDVAETIAKDVQEGVDKQQREFLLRRQLEAVRKELRELNGEAEGEESDDYRARVEAADLPEKVREAALKEVDKLERSSDQSPEGSWIRTWLDTVLELPWNERTEDAYDIQGAQAVLDAEHAGLEDVKERITEYLAVRKRRSDRGLGVVGGRRGGAVLALVGPPGVGKTSLGESVAHAMGRKFVRVALGGVRDEAEIRGHRRTYVGALPGRIVRAIKEAGSMNPVVLLDEIDKVGSDFRGDPAAALLEVLDPAQNHTFRDHYLEVELDLSDVVFLATANVLEAIPEALLDRMELVRLDGYTEDEKVVIARDHLLPRQLERAGLNTDEVVIDEGALRKLAGEYTREAGVRTLERSIARLLRKVAAQHELGERKLPFTVTDGDLRALIGRPHHVPESAQDPAERRTAVPGVATGLAVTGAGGDVLFVEASLADPETGAAGLTLTGQLGDVMKESAQIALSFLRSRGAELELPVGDLKDRGVHIHFPAGAVPKDGPSAGITMTTALASLLSGRLVRTDVAMTGEVSLTGRVLPIGGVKQKLLAAHRAGVTTVIIPKRNEPDLDDVPAEVLEKLDVHAVTDVRQVLDLALSPATNGAQPEVPVAA
- a CDS encoding lysozyme, producing the protein MPVHRPGPLRLVLTGLLLTALSLVLATTPTSPASAADSPARGSARMGMGVAAHDGVHGLPRDTRATQTEGVDVSSHQGNVAWSTLWNSGVKWAYTKASEGTYYTNPYFAQQYNGSYNVGMIRGAYHFATPDTPSGATQANYFVDHGGGWSRDGRTLPGALDIEWNPYGAACYGKTQSGMVTWIRDFLNQYKARTGRDAVIYTATSWWTQCTGNYSGFATANPLWIARYASTVGTLPAGWSYYTMWQYTSTGPTVGDHNRFNGALDRVQALAYG
- a CDS encoding sulfatase: MAEGERRGPARRALIAGGVVAAAGTAVPLVAGAVGGDSGPEPGTTRAPRRTAAPAAATRRPRSDDRPNILLVLTDDQPKETDWALGRTVDWLGGNGVTFERAHANTPLCAPSRASVMTGRYAHHHGVLDTRHPYHLDQRTTVQRRLREAGYRTGLFGKYLNFWRTGDNPPHFDEWLLQEPVRYVNGHYNDNGTVRGIPGYNTTVIKDRALAFMEASHTDKRPWFAYVATRSAHEVNVPEPKYARTRVPDWQGRPSVFETGKADKPPFLRAAEHLFPAGRDLRARQLRTLLSVDDAMHDFREKLRALGQLENTLVVFTSDHGLCWGDHGWLRKSVPYRPSLEVPFHASWPAGGLGTARADDRLTGLIDIAPTFLDAAGLPPDPEHDGHSLLDPDNDRPRLLAEWWWNQQDQRPIHSWASSIGKGDQYTEYFRTRLDHGGRPTTGDGKVLFREYYDLRADPFQLTNLLHRASAEEERRLGIPALATGLATARGGPDLLQGGGPADSPHVTGRS
- a CDS encoding GNAT family N-acetyltransferase, producing MTDTETLLAAYDGQMRGAPPSSPAGVTYEQDGPLLRIVGGFRGLVSGPRSLGVRGADLDLLIARQRDYFAARGEAVEWKTRSHDDPADLTDRLRAAGFVPEDRETVLIGRAAGLAVREPVLPEGVTLRRVTADADMRRIAGMESAVWGQDWSWLADDLTGRVESAPDDIAVYVVEADGEVVSAAWLVFRPGTEFASLWGGSTLAEWRGRGIYRALVATRAALAVGRGVTYLQVDASDDSAPILRRLGFEAVTTTTPYVWSP